The Rhinolophus ferrumequinum isolate MPI-CBG mRhiFer1 chromosome 6, mRhiFer1_v1.p, whole genome shotgun sequence genome has a window encoding:
- the CKB gene encoding creatine kinase B-type translates to MPFSNSHNTLKLRFPAEDEFPDLSSHNNHMAKVLTPEMYAELRAKSTPSGFTLDDIIQTGVDNPGHPYIMTVGCVAGDEESYEVFKELFDPIIEDRHGGYKPSDEHKTDLNPDNLQGGDDLDPNYVLSSRVRTGRSIRGFCLPPHCSRGERRAIEKLAVEALSSLDGDLAGRYYALKSMTDAEQQQLIDDHFLFDKPVSPLLLASGMARDWPDARGIWHNDNKTFLVWINEEDHLRVISMQKGGNMKEVFTRFCNGLTQIETLFKSKNYEFMWNPHLGYILTCPSNLGTGLRAGVHIKLPHLGKHEKFAEVLKRLRLQKRGTGGVDTAAVGGVFDVSNADRLGFSEVELVQMVVDGVKLLIEMEQRLEQGQAIDDLVPAQK, encoded by the exons aTGCCCTTCTCCAACAGCCACAACACGCTGAAGCTGCGCTTCCCGGCGGAGGACGAGTTCCCCGACCTCAGCAGCCACAACAACCACATGGCCAAAGTGCTGACCCCCGAGATGTACGCTGAGCTGCGCGCCAAGAGCACGCCGAGCGGCTTCACGCTGGACGACATCATCCAGACCGGAGTGGACAACCCGG GCCACCCGTACATCATGACCGTGGGCTGCGTGGCGGGCGACGAGGAATCGTACGAAGTGTTCAAGGAGCTCTTTGACCCCATCATCGAGGACCGTCACGGTGGCTACAAGCCGAGCGACGAGCACAAAACTGACCTCAACCCTGACAACCTGCAG GGAGGAGACGATCTGGACCCCAACTACGTGCTGAGCTCGCGGGTGCGCACAGGCCGCAGCATCCGCGGCTTCTGCCTCCCCCCGCACTGCAGCCGCGGGGAGCGCCGCGCCATCGAGAAGCTCGCGGTGGAAG CACTGTCGAGCCTGGATGGCGACCTGGCCGGCAGGTACTACGCGCTCAAGAGCATGACAGACGCGGAGCAGCAGCAGCTCATCGACGACCACTTCCTCTTCGACAAGCCCGTGTCGCCCCTGCTGCTGGCCTCGGGCATGGCCCGCGACTGGCCGGACGCCCGCGGCATCTG GCACAATGACAATAAGACCTTCCTGGTGTGGATCAACGAGGAGGACCACCTTCGGGTCATCTCCATGCAGAAGGGGGGCAACATGAAGGAGGTGTTCACCCGCTTCTGCAATGGCCTCACTCAG ATTGAAACACTCTTCAAGTCTAAGAACTACGAGTTCATGTGGAACCCTCACCTGGGCTACATCCTCACCTGCCCGTCcaacctgggcacagggctgcgGGCAGGTGTGCACATCAAGCTGCCCCACCTGGGCAAGCACGAGAAGTTCGCGGAGGTGCTCAAGCGGCTGCGCCTTCAGAAGCGAGGCACAG GTGGTGTGGACACGGCTGCTGTGGGCGGGGTCTTTGACGTCTCCAACGCAGACCGCCTGGGCTTCTCGGAGGTGGAGCTGGTGCAGATGGTGGTGGACGGCGTGAAACTGCTCATCGAGATGGAACAGCGGCTGGAGCAGGGCCAGGCCATCGATGACCTGGTGCCCGCCCAGAAGTGA